A region from the Candidatus Limnocylindrales bacterium genome encodes:
- a CDS encoding efflux RND transporter periplasmic adaptor subunit has product MASPQEQPRGSDVEELLAAEDALVAARRRRLALIGGAAAIAAMLWWAMGPDDDSQRVQYRTEAVARGPLVVTVSATGALQPTNQVEIGSELSGVIDTVHVDYNDRITKGQVLARLDLSKLQAEALQSQAELDVAKAGLQEKKATLAEAEAALSRLVAVRKASGGRVPSRQEMDNAEAAVARGRAAVANAQAQIELAQAKVDFDRTNLAKAEIRSPIDGVVLSREVEPGQTIAASFQAPKLFTLAESLEQMELEVDVDEADVGQVREGQDATFTVDAYPDRRFPARITQLRYASETVNNVVSYKAVLEVRNEDLALRPGMTATAEIVVATLEQATLAPNAALRFVPPRTREDDRSLLQKIVPFSRRRGGPQRSEEPKGRTRTVYRLEDGEPVAVTITTGLTDGRMTEVVEGELREGEDLIVDATPPNTQ; this is encoded by the coding sequence ATGGCTTCCCCGCAGGAACAGCCGCGCGGCAGCGACGTCGAGGAACTGCTGGCGGCGGAGGACGCGCTGGTCGCGGCGCGCCGGCGGCGTCTCGCGCTGATCGGCGGCGCGGCCGCCATTGCTGCCATGCTGTGGTGGGCGATGGGCCCCGACGATGATTCGCAGCGCGTGCAGTATCGCACCGAGGCGGTTGCGCGCGGGCCGCTGGTCGTCACCGTCAGCGCCACCGGTGCGCTGCAGCCCACCAATCAGGTCGAGATCGGCAGCGAGCTTTCGGGCGTCATCGACACCGTCCACGTCGACTATAACGATCGCATCACGAAAGGCCAGGTGCTGGCGCGGCTGGATCTCTCCAAGCTGCAGGCCGAGGCGCTGCAGTCGCAGGCGGAGCTCGACGTGGCCAAGGCGGGCCTGCAGGAAAAGAAGGCCACGCTTGCCGAGGCCGAAGCCGCGCTGTCGCGTCTGGTTGCGGTGCGAAAGGCCAGCGGCGGACGCGTTCCGTCCAGGCAGGAGATGGACAATGCCGAAGCCGCCGTTGCACGCGGCCGCGCGGCGGTCGCCAACGCGCAGGCGCAGATCGAGCTTGCGCAGGCCAAGGTCGACTTCGACCGCACCAACCTGGCCAAGGCCGAGATCCGCTCGCCCATCGACGGCGTGGTGCTCAGCCGCGAGGTCGAGCCGGGCCAGACGATCGCCGCCTCGTTTCAGGCGCCCAAGCTGTTCACGCTGGCCGAAAGCCTCGAGCAGATGGAGCTCGAGGTGGACGTCGACGAGGCTGACGTCGGGCAGGTGCGCGAAGGACAGGACGCCACGTTCACGGTCGACGCGTATCCGGATCGGCGCTTCCCGGCGCGCATCACGCAGCTTCGCTATGCATCCGAGACCGTCAACAACGTGGTCAGCTACAAGGCCGTGCTCGAGGTGCGCAACGAGGACCTGGCGCTGCGTCCGGGCATGACCGCCACCGCCGAGATCGTCGTGGCCACGCTCGAGCAGGCGACGCTCGCCCCCAACGCCGCGCTCCGCTTCGTTCCGCCCAGGACGCGCGAGGACGACCGCAGCCTGTTGCAGAAGATCGTTCCGTTCAGCCGCCGGCGCGGCGGGCCGCAGCGCAGCGAGGAGCCCAAGGGACGCACGCGAACGGTCTATCGCCTCGAGGATGGCGAGCCCGTCGCCGTCACCATCACCACCGGACTGACCGACGGACGCATGACCGAAGTGGTCGAAGGCGAGCTGCGCGAGGGCGAGGATCTGATCGTGGACGCCACTCCACCGAACACGCAGTGA